The Methanobrevibacter sp. genome window below encodes:
- a CDS encoding adenylosuccinate synthetase: protein MTCSILVGGAWGDEGKGKCITYLCDNDKPDIIARAGVGPNAGHSVEFNGEKYGLRLTPSGFVHTDAKLMIGAGVLVNPDVLFNEFENLKKYNVKERMCVDPRCAIISQEHMDRDVASEHLAKKIGSTGSGCGPANSDRVLRTIGLAKDAPELEDYITDVSVSVNEAIDNGEDVFIEGSQGFALSLYYGTYPFVTSKDTTASTFAADVGVGPTKVDEVIDVFKAYISRVGEGPFPTEMTQEEAESKGLEEYGVVTGRRRRIGYFDMELAKESCRINGATQIALTCVDRLYDCAGVQDYAELPSECKKFIEDIQTGTGVPVTIISTGPDLKDTIDLRKELL, encoded by the coding sequence ATGACTTGTAGTATTTTAGTTGGTGGAGCATGGGGGGATGAAGGTAAAGGAAAATGTATCACTTACCTCTGTGACAATGATAAACCGGATATAATTGCTCGTGCAGGTGTTGGACCGAATGCAGGACACTCCGTTGAATTCAATGGAGAAAAATACGGTTTAAGATTAACCCCATCTGGTTTTGTACATACTGATGCTAAACTCATGATAGGTGCTGGAGTTTTAGTAAATCCAGATGTATTATTTAATGAATTTGAAAACTTAAAAAAGTATAATGTAAAAGAAAGAATGTGTGTTGACCCAAGATGTGCAATTATCTCACAAGAGCACATGGACAGGGATGTAGCTTCTGAACATTTGGCTAAAAAGATAGGAAGTACCGGTTCAGGTTGCGGACCTGCAAACTCTGATCGTGTATTGAGAACTATTGGTTTAGCAAAAGATGCTCCTGAGCTTGAAGATTACATTACTGATGTTTCAGTTTCTGTAAATGAAGCTATTGACAACGGTGAAGACGTATTCATTGAAGGATCACAGGGTTTTGCATTATCTCTATACTATGGAACCTATCCGTTCGTAACCAGTAAGGACACCACTGCATCAACATTCGCTGCTGATGTAGGTGTTGGACCAACTAAAGTAGATGAAGTCATTGATGTATTTAAAGCTTACATTTCCCGTGTTGGTGAAGGACCGTTCCCAACCGAAATGACACAGGAAGAAGCTGAAAGCAAAGGCCTTGAAGAATATGGTGTTGTAACCGGAAGACGTAGAAGAATCGGTTACTTTGACATGGAGCTTGCAAAAGAATCATGCAGAATCAACGGTGCAACCCAAATTGCACTGACCTGTGTTGACAGGTTATATGATTGTGCAGGTGTGCAGGACTATGCTGAATTACCTTCAGAATGTAAAAAATTCATTGAAGATATTCAAACTGGAACTGGTGTGCCAGTAACCATTATCTCAACCGGACCAGATTTAAAAGACACCATTGATTTAAGAAAAGAGTTATTATAA